One Dictyostelium discoideum AX4 chromosome 3 chromosome, whole genome shotgun sequence genomic region harbors:
- the captB gene encoding CDP-alcohol phosphatidyltransferase: MSKYFKYISEKGITNLANYHYSGVDNSFCGNKFLKHWWNYCVNFTPLWLAPNIITLVGLLCNIGMYLIMYVHCPTLTEEAPRWCYFAVAFLIFAYQTLDNVDGKQARKTKSSSPLGELFDHVCDALSVAMFAIVMSATLRIGPYWTFFSFIVGMWPFYLAHWEEYHAGILVMGEFNGPTEAQVLFMIIEIITGIFGSDIWTYGTSTTVGKIATVFVSIGAVVTCLQNFTNTYKLENRMTFGKCLLQLTPICLFTALIVIWASVSNLITEQPHLFIMTLGILFGYIQSRYITQRVCHDDCSLFYPIFVPIIIVVLNSILASSDVHLVSETVALWILFSIACAQFLLFSYFTTQQLCDHLKIKVFTIPYPSNSGIGPSQEYENSLLSQMEEGSSSIGNSTDDINPSEIEEI, from the exons AtgtcaaaatattttaaatatatatctGAAAAAGGTATTACAAATTTAGCAAATTATCATTACTCTGGTGttgataattcattttgtggtaataaatttttaaaacattggTGGAATTATTGCGTTAATTTCACCCCACTTTGGTTGGC accAAATATTATAACATTAGTAGGTTTATTATGTAATATTGGAATGTATTTGATTATGTATGTTCATTGTCCAACATTAACCGAAGAAGCTCCAAGATGGTGTTATTTTGCTGttgcatttttaatttttgccTATCAAACATTGGATAATGTTGATGGTAAACAAgcaagaaaaacaaaatcatcCTCACCATTGGGTGAATTATTTGACCATGTTTGTGATGCTTTAAGTGTTGCt aTGTTTGCAATTGTAATGTCAGCAACATTAAGAATTGGACCATATTGGacattttttagttttatagTTGGAATGTGGCCATTCTATTTAGCACATTGGGAGGAATATCATGCAGGTATTTTGGTGATGGGTGAATTTAATGGTCCAACCGAAGCTCAAGTTTTATTCATGATCATTGAAATCATTACAGGTATTTTTGGTTCCGATATTTGGACATATGGCACTTCAACTACAGTTGGTAAGATTGCAACTGTTTTCGTTTCAATTGGTGCTGTTGTAACATGTTTACAAAa CTTTACAAATACATATAAATTAGAGAATAGAATGACATTTGGTAAATGTTTATTACAATTAACTCCAATTTGTTTATTCACTGCATTAATTGTTATTTGGGCATCagtatcaaatttaataacagAACAACCACACCTTTTCATTATGACACTTGGTATCTTATTTGGATACATTCAATCTAGATATATCACTCAAAGAGTTTGTCATGATGATTGTTCTTTATTCTACCCAATTTTCGTTCCAATCATCATTGtagttttaaattcaattttggCTTCTTCAGa tGTTCATTTGGTTAGTGAAACTGTTGCACTTTGGATTTTATTCTCAATTGCATGTGctcaatttttattattttcatactTTACCACTCAACAATTGTGTGACCACTTGAAGATTAAAGTATTTACAATTCCATATCCATCGAATAGTGGTATTGGTCCTTCCCAAGAGTATGAAAATTCACTTTTATCTCAAATGGAGGAGGGTTCAAGTTCCATCGGTAATAGTACTGATGATATTAATCCAAGtgaaattgaagaaatttag
- the fray1 gene encoding FRAY subfamily protein kinase, producing MEINNSNNNNNYVCAQHNRIEHANHHDLPDSDSDSSSREEELMNSSGGGNGKEPIGEKKKLPSHISEVISNERRESIIRELQQIKTISDYPSQANQYNLIEPIGEGTEGRVFKAYCIPLKENVAIKVVELDKMDPQFVKDVIKEVKVMNGNNHPNLIHYHTSFLENNQLWLVMDYLGGGSLADIMKFKYPDGIPEVLAVTVLKSLLKGLEYLHSHQRIHRDLKSDNILIGEDGAIELADFGVSAMFEKNTCCSRKTIVGTPCWMAPEIISERGYNQGVDIWSFGITAIELIRGKPPGYDLPPSKVFMNLLFGNSPSLQEEEDKGVCSHLYKDLVDKCLQKEPSKRPNASKLLEHKVFKQAKKNNYIVSHLLHGLTPCEDRYRESMSPASSNTPSPDSSRPSSPEHYNHGNVVNSPLQKNIKPSSLNKSSSSLELKNKNLSNPDLVNMPRAASHPVELNALELSSGSGPLSQSSDLPHGHLHKIGTPKKKHSPSGSIGDSHGSISPPLSTSPEKERKKGFFNHFRRHSIAKLFGSPKEGDHNHQHHKSEGDHEHHHFHFPWKHHHHSSSNNHVET from the coding sequence atggaaattaataatagtaataataataataattatgttTGTGCACAACATAATAGAATAGAACATGCCAATCATCATGATTTACCAGATAGTGATTCTGATTCATCATCAAGAGAAGAGGAATTAATgaatagtagtggtggtggcaATGGTAAAGAACCAATAggagaaaaaaagaaattaccaAGTCATATTTCAGAAGTTATCTCTAATGAAAGAAGAGAATCAATTATTAGAGAACTTcaacaaattaaaactatATCAGATTATCCATCTCAAGCCAATCAATACAATTTAATAGAACCAATTGGTGAAGGTACAGAGGGTAGAGTTTTCAAAGCCTATTGTATACCATTGAAAGAGAATGTTGCAATCAAAGTAGTGGAATTGGATAAAATGGATCCACAATTTGTAAAGGATGTTATAAAGGAAGTTAAAGTAATGAATGGTAATAATCATCCAAACCTCATTCATTATCATACCTCTTTCTTGGAGAATAATCAACTTTGGTTGGTTATGGATTATTTAGGTGGTGGTTCATTAGCTGACATtatgaaatttaaatatccAGATGGTATCCCAGAGGTGTTGGCAGTAACTGTATTGAAATCACTATTGAAAGGTTTGGAATACCTTCATTCTCATCAAAGAATTCATAGAGATTTAAAGagtgataatattttaattggtgaagaTGGTGCAATTGAGTTGGCAGATTTCGGTGTTAGTGCAATGTTTGAAAAGAATACATGTTGTAGTAGAAAAACTATCGTTGGTACACCTTGTTGGATGGCACCTGAAATCATATCAGAACGTGGCTATAATCAAGGCGTTGATATATGGTCATTTGGAATCACTGCAATAGAATTGATCAGAGGAAAACCACCAGGTTACGATTTACCTCCATCAAAAGTATTtatgaatttattatttggcaATTCACCATCACTTCAAGAGGAAGAGGATAAAGGTGTCTGTAGTCATCTCTACAAGGATTTGGTCGATAAGTGTCTCCAAAAAGAGCCTTCAAAAAGACCAAATGCCTCCAAACTATTGGAACATAAAGTATTCAAACAAGcaaagaaaaacaattatataGTCTCTCATTTACTTCATGGTTTGACTCCATGTGAAGATAGATATCGTGAATCAATGTCACCAGCTTCTTCAAATACTCCCTCACCAGATAGTTCAAGACCTTCCTCTCCTGAACATTATAATCATGGTAATGTTGTCAACAGTCCATTACAAAAGAATATAAAGCCTTcctctttaaataaatcatccTCCTCTTTAGAATTgaagaataaaaatttaagtaATCCAGATTTGGTTAATATGCCAAGAGCTGCTTCCCATCCTGTTGAATTAAATGCTTTGGAATTAAGTTCTGGTAGTGGTCCTTTGTCACAATCTTCTGATCTTCCTCATGGTCATCTCCACAAAATTGGTACACCAAAGAAGAAACATAGTCCAAGTGGTAGTATAGGTGACAGTCATGGTTCAATTTCTCCACCACTTTCTACCTCACCTGAAAAAGAGAGAAAGAAAGGTTTCTTTAATCATTTCAGAAGACATTCAATCGCTAAATTATTTGGTTCACCAAAAGAAGGTGATCAcaatcatcaacatcataaAAGTGAAGGTGATCATGAGCATCACCATTTCCATTTCCCTTGGaaacatcatcaccataGTTCTTCTAATAATCATGTCGAaacataa
- the gefBB gene encoding Ras guanine nucleotide exchange factor, with product MDGHGHAEKDGTKEKHKSRLFNPFKTKSSSKNHNQQDAVVTNGADNNSTDVACENSENNNNNNNNNNNNNNNNNNNNNNNNNNNNGESNHEKEIVVPTLTRQDSNSSINSTYSNASTVSFSISTTSAANNKTFESNNNNNNSNSTINRPRSKSEKKDKLSINTLISKASRKSMKITTPIDPTQHEPINTAATTTTTNTATVSNNPLNSSSNSISSNISMDDSLHVNNSNNNNNRTILGTGSVNSNVLSAQEKKKNRGSIFVRLLSRKNKDDPISEEDFKIDSQSLGNGGSLGSNQPSIQNQQNQQQFTSSPNLLSTSYSFSDKDSLQQQQQQQQQHHHHHQHNNSNNNHSGNTHHAHNHSLTTSAVINTQRNRNNNNNNNNNNNIDNTITPNNTIRNKEMEREETIKKIQLMATQLNENIRLPKSPRSNSSSNGSNILLSGNVTPPRIDRQTSESFLTTISTTPSSNHTQINPFENNNNNTNNDNNDNNNNNNNINNNNNNNSNNSNNNDEDNETDYSIDSGINIETTSGTSSILTNNQHVQNNHQNTLVQSPSSNSLSMSSSSVFTTPITQSPVITSQPSSQNNNNNNSNNNNSNNNNNNNNNNNNNSFSTNNRHKRYTVAIPKWDQSMNFNGNPFERLVQVLRSSGTGLGVDEKQHHQQQQQLLLEEQQSRDLIQLQLHLQKLDGTNNNNNNSSTVTTTTTSTSSSSSNTTTSSAPITSLSSSVRHIPQSIIDGIEEEKQKRVILLYSLKKMLLKLISESSDDSILFKSFFTTYECIFSSRDILNELISLFKSESPQIQLRICSIIKCWLKDYNISQLCDYTFASEFKDFVVDIKNTHNSYLYGKIFELRNQLIYLLETKITERCLDLNPINETENENENNNNNNNVNKKENNEIELENIENNNENCENNNNNNNNNSGNQDNNNNKLEDIKDKEKENDNIENDNDNDNDNNNNNNDDDDDGNDNINDENNINENEEIKKISLTNAELIEKKYLNKKATLKIKTFLSTSLKSTGFEFDLMQKQYQSSSTPSPPSSPTQNRRFSPQQTNDSVLSLTSLENTSSNTYETEYDLHLTQNQQQPSSSSHKPSRTHNRSSSIGGNHNQQQQQPSSHASIISSPSISFNNGNNISNSNSTSFSSVNSSGGNNNNNNNNNNNNNNNNNNNNTFWVQTRPRSSTWSSSDIFLSIMDAPAKEIAKSLTAIDFSIFICIETQELMNGAWGKPHLKDKAPNIIKLINRFNEISMNVIQTILNEEKLKDRCKVMARFIKIAKNLHELHNYNSLMAIYAGISHSSITRLKWTKKILPKTHQKTLSDLEKLMESDENFKNYRNELKTITTPCIPFLGLILSDMTFIQEGNTDYCGINEDSWSLNLNKLKLMYNCIKQIQNFQKTAYLLNADPRLTLILTPNSNIFGEPIQQPPQPQPQPQQQQPRHHHNTTTSTTVTSSNTSITTNSVNTSSSTTTTNTRTPVPQVSINKNNNNNNNNNNNNNKDISPSMYGLLSPRSQIEAVILPSLSSSTDNEIKEPLTDQPKSDDSIKTTTPTTTTSTTTTTTSTTTSTTNNSNTRDLKNIFSIPEFESTKKIPLEKKSSQHDLLYRSFTLEDQEKPIRKYSFNTWSSPKKVNFDYFNIGGLSSSVSTTKTTLINNNSNNNNNSGVGNNENGNSSGDSSNTVSPIKMERSQSEKYLPLKTKQLITPISLNLLTNYGIGCNIDQNQNNSNSNNSNNNMGTFEKILESNLSSNLLSSPRKETSSSSSSSPIKQASVETTENGMTDSSDLGCAGSPTLPRVNNNNNCNSRNSSSGSGNCSSPIVSSVNDNNNYNNNNSLPTIITTSAVTTSEINSSEEDIKKSNGSDSFSLSSELDNTNNNNNNNNNNNNNNGNGSGSFVTSSSNTSSIISEELLFLVKGQQFTKNRRKSVSTSNIHSINPLSPTSGSLLKSNGLNTPRSANNSPQNGNSGSTSPSTINNISSQSNQIINQQPSSSSSSQSSSSLIYHQPSSSLFKRKSFDPSHQAHIIPRPAHSFVPMSDEGLFSLSLKLEPRGVKLSDLT from the exons atggATGGCCATGGACATGCAGAAAAGGATGGTACTAAAGAAAAGCATAAATCTAGACTATTCAATCCATTTAAAACAAAGTCCTCATCAAAAAATCATAATCAACAGGACGCTGTTGTAACAAATGGTgcagataataatagtacagATGTTGCTTGTGAAAatagtgaaaataataataataataataataataataataataataataataataataataataataataataataataataataataataatggtgaatcAAAtcatgaaaaagaaatagtgGTCCCAACTTTAACAAGACAGGATTCAAATAGTAGTATTAATTCAACATATAGTAATGCATCAACTGTATCTTTCTCAATAAGTACTACAAGTGCTGccaataataaaacatttgaaagtaataataataataataatagtaatagtacaATAAATAGACCAAGATCAAAATCAGAGAAAAAAGATAAACTTTCAATAAATACATTAATATCAAAAGCATCAAGAAAGTCAATGAAAATTACAACACCAATTGACCCAACACAACACGAGCCAATAAatacagcagcaacaacaactacaacaaataCAGCAACAGTTTCTAATAATCCATTAAATTCAAGTTCAAATAGTATATCATCAAATATATCAATGGATGATAGTTTACATGtaaataatagcaataacaataacaatagaaCTATACTTGGAACAGGATCAGTTAATAGTAATGTATTATCAGCAcaagagaaaaagaagaatagAGGTAGTATTTTCGTTAGATTATTATCAAGAAAGAATAAAGATGATCCAATTTCAGAAGaggattttaaaattgattcacAATCACTTGGTAATGGTGGTTCATTAGGTTCTAATCAACCatcaattcaaaatcaacaaaatcaacaacaattcaCTTCTTctccaaatttattatcaacttCTTATTCATTTAGTGATAAAGATagtttacaacaacaacaacagcaacaacaacaacatcatcaccaccaccaacataataatagtaataataatcatagtGGTAATACTCATCATGCACATAATCATAGTTTAACAACATCCGCTGTAATTAATACTCaaagaaatagaaataataataataataataataataataacaatattgataatacaattacaccaaataatacaattagAAATAAAGAGATGGAAAGAGAagaaactattaaaaaaatacaattaatgGCGACACAATTGAATGAGAATATTAGATTACCAAAATCACCACGTAGTAATAGTAGCAGTAATGGtagtaatattttattatctggTAATGTAACACCACCACGTATTGATAGACAAACTAGTGAATCTTTCTTAACTACAATTTCTACAACTCCATCTTCAAATCATACTCAAATTAAtccatttgaaaataataataataataccaataatgataataatgataataataataataataataatattaataataataataataataatagtaataatagtaataataatgatgaagataatgaaacAGATTATTCAATAGATAGCGGaataaatattgaaacaACATCAGGTACATCATCAATATTAACGAATAATCAACATGTTCAAAACAATCATCAAAATACACTTGTacaatcaccatcatcaaattctttaTCAATGTCATCATCGTCAGTATTTACGACACCAATCACTCAATCACCTGTAATAACATCACAACCATCatcacaaaataataataataataatagtaataataataatagtaataataataataataataataataataataataataatagtttttcaaCTAATAACAGGCATAAAAGATATACAGTTGCAATTCCAAAATGGGATCAGTCAATGAATTTCAATGGTAATCCATTTGAAAGATTGGTTCAAGTTTTAAGAAGTTCTGGTACTGGTTTAGGTGTTGATGaaaaacaacatcatcaacaacaacaacaattattattggaaGAACAACAAAGTAGAGATTTAATACAATTGCAATTACATTTACAAAAACTAGATGGaacaaacaacaataataataattcatcaactgtaacaacaacaacaacatcaacctcatcatcatcttcaaatacaacaacatcatcagcACCAAtaacatcattatcatcatcagttAGACATATACCACAATCAATTATTGATGGTATTGAAGAGGAGAAACAAAAGAGAGTGATTCTATTatatagtttaaaaaaaatgcttttaaaattaatttcagaaTCTTCTgatgattcaattttatttaaatcattttttacaaCTTATGAATGTATATTTTCATCAagagatattttaaatgaattaatttcttt aTTTAAATCGGAATCAcctcaaattcaattaagaatttgtagtattattaaatgttggTTAAAAGATTATAATATATCACAACTTTGTGATTATACATTTGCATCGGAGTTTAAAGATTTTGTAGTGGATATAAAGAATACTCATAATTCATATTTGTAtggtaaaatatttgaattaagaaatcaattaatttatttattagaaaCAAAAATCACTGAAAGATGTTTAgatttaaatccaattaatgaaactgaaaatgaaaatgaaaataataataataataataatgtaaataaaaaagaaaataatgaaatcgaacttgaaaatattgaaaataataatgaaaattgtgaaaataataataataataataataataatagcggtaatcaagataataataataataaacttgaagatataaaagataaagaaaaagaaaatgataatatagaaaacgataatgataatgataatgataataataataataataatgatgatgatgatgatggtaatgataatataaatgacgaaaataatattaatgaaaatgaagaaattaaaaaaattagtttaaCAAATgcagaattaattgaaaagaaatatttaaataagaaAGCAACATTAAagattaaaacatttttatcAACATCATTGAAATCAACaggatttgaatttgatttaatgcaaaaacaatatcaatcatcttcaacaccatcaccaccatcttcACCAACTCAAAATAGAAGATTTAGTCCACAACAAACTAATGATAGTGTATTAAGTTTAACATCATTAGAGAATACTTCAAGTAATACTTATGAGACTGAATATGATTTACATTTAACtcaaaaccaacaacaaccatcatcatcatcacataAACCATCTCGTACTCATAATAGAAGTTCAAGTATTGGTGGTAAtcataatcaacaacaacaacaaccatcaaGTCATGCTTCAATTATATCTTCaccttcaatttcatttaataatggtaataatatttcaaattcaaattcaacttCATTCTCTTCAGtaaatagtagtggtggtaataataataataataataataataataataataataataataataataataataataatacattttgGGTACAAACTAGACCAAGATCATCGACATGGAGTAGTAGtgatatatttttatcaattatggATGCACCAGCAAAAGAGATTGCAAAATCATTGACAgcaattgatttttcaatttttatttgtattgaaACTCAAGAGTTAATGAATGGAGCATGGGGTAAACCACATTTAAAGGATAAAGCACCAAATATTATAAAGTTAATCAATAGATTCAATGAGATCTCTATGAATGTAATTCAAACCATTTTAAAtgaagagaaattaaaagatcgTTGTAAAGTTATGGCAAGATTCATAAAGATTGCTAAAAACTTACACGAGCTACATAACTATAATTCATTGATGGCCATCTATGCTGGTATAAGTCATTCCTCAATAACTCGTTTAAAATGgacaaaaaagatattaCCAAAAACTCATCAAAAAACATTATCAGATTTAGAAAAGTTGATGGAAAgtgatgaaaattttaaaaactatagaaatgaattaaaaaccATTACAACTCCATGTATACCTTTCTTGGGTTTAATTCTATCAGATATGACCTTTATTCAAGAGGGTAATACTGATTATTGTGGTATCAATGAAGATAGTTGGtctttgaatttaaataaattgaaattaatgtataattgtattaaacaaattcaaaattttcaaaaaactgCTTATCTTTTAAATGCCGATCCAAGattaactttaattttaactccaaattcaaatatttttggtgaaccaattcaacaaccaccacaaccacaaccacaaccacaacaacaacaaccacgtCATCACCATAATACTACTACAAGTACAACTGTAACTTCCTCTAATACAAGTATTACTACCAATTCCGTTAATACTAGTTcttcaacaactacaactaatACTAGAACCCCTGTACCACAagtatcaattaataaaaataataataataataataataataataataataataataaagatattagTCCATCAATGTATGGATTATTATCACCAAGATCACAAATTGAAGCAGTTATTTTACCATCACTTTCATCTTCAACAGATAATGAAATCAAAGAACCTTTAACTGATCAACCAAAATCTGATGATTcaataaaaacaacaacaccaacaacaacaacatcaacaacaacaacaacaacatcaacaacaacatcaacaacaaataattcaaatacaagagatttaaagaatatattttcaattccAGAATTTGAATCAACAAAGAAAATACCATTAGAGAAAAAGAGTTCGCAACATGACCTTTTGTATAGAAGTTTCACTTTAGAGGATCAAGAGAAACCAATTAGAAAATATTCATTCAATACTTGGTCTTCAcctaaaaaagttaatttcgattattttaatattggtgGTCTTTCTTCATCagtatcaacaacaaaaacaactttaattaataacaatagtaataataataataacagtggtgttggtaataatgaaaatggtaataGTAGTGGTGATAGTAGTAATACAGTTAGTCCAATTAAAATGGAAAGAAGTCAAAgtgaaaaatatttaccattaaaaactaaacaattaattactccaatctctttaaatttattaacaaaCTATGGTATAGGTTGTAATATtgatcaaaatcaaaataatagcaatagtaataatagtaacaataatatgGGTACTTTTGAAAAGATTTTagaatcaaatttatcatcaaatttattaagttCACCAAGAAAAgaaacatcatcatcttccTCTTCATCACCAATAAAACAAGCATCCGTTGAAACTACTGAAAATGGTATGACTGATTCATCTGATCTTGGTTGTGCTGGTTCTCCAACTTTACCAagagttaataataataataattgtaatagtagaaatagtagtagtggtagtggtaattGTAGCTCACCAATCGTATCATCagttaatgataataataattataataataataattcactaCCAACCATAATTACAACATCGGCTGTTACAACAAgtgaaattaattcaagtgaagaagatattaaaaagagTAATGGTAGTGATAGTTTTAGTTTATCAAGTGAATTagataatactaataataataataataataataataataataataataataatggtaatggtagtggtagttttGTAACATCATCATCCAATACTTCTTCTATAATTTctgaagaattattatttttagttaaaGGCCAACAATTTACAAAGAATAGAAGAAAGAGTGTATCAACATCAAATATTCATAGTATTAATCCATTATCACCAACTTCAGGCTCACTTTTGAAATCTAATGGTTTAAATACACCAAGATCTGCTAATAATTCACCACAAAATGGTAATAGTGGTAGTACTTCACCAAGTACAATCAATAATATCTCTAGTCAAAGTAATCAAATCATTAATCaacaaccatcatcatcatcatcgtcacaATCGTCATCTTCTTTGATTTATCATCAACCTTCTTCTTCTCtctttaaaagaaaatcgTTTGATCCATCCCATCAAGCTCATATCATACCAAGACCTGCCCATTCTTTTGTTCCAATGAGTGATGAAGGTTTATTCtctttatcattaaaacTTGAACCAAGAGGAGTTAAACTATCTGATTTaacttaa
- the p17 gene encoding hypothetical protein — translation MRLLITLFAIFALFNCSLANTATNVGEFLIGFAQGVEITLNSNSQACLSGVTSTFDEFQTAFQLIDSGFKSKSINQVKTGITDLGLAIQQVPVDYDACGITQFVEEIEEIASKLSSGVDGIVDVILKEAVEIWEHKNDLSADFKTAIADWKSSNYNGSGVAVGSIIGDLIQGAK, via the coding sequence ATGAGACTTTTAATCACATTATTTGCAATTTTCGCTTTATTCAACTGCTCATTAGCAAACACTGCCACCAATGTtggtgaatttttaattggtttcgCCCAAGGTGTTGAAATCACACTCAACAGTAACTCACAAGCATGTTTAAGTGGTGTCACCTCAACATTTGATGAATTCCAAACTGCATTCCAATTAATTGACAGTGGtttcaaatcaaaatcaatcaatcaagtTAAAACTGGTATCACTGATCTCGGTTTAGCCATCCAACAAGTTCCAGTCGATTATGATGCTTGTGGTATCACTCAATTCGTTGAAGAAATCGAAGAAATCGCCTCAAAATTATCATCAGGTGTTGATGGTATCGTTGATGTTATCTTAAAGGAAGCCGTCGAAATCTGGGAACACAAAAACGATCTCTCTGCTGACTTCAAAACTGCCATCGCTGATTGGAAATCATCAAACTACAATGGTTCAGGTGTTGCCGTCGGTTCAATCATTGGTGATTTAATCCAAGGTgctaaataa
- a CDS encoding hssA/2C/7E family protein → MTIFSTISSMSNVSSSSKSKISLMANSNGGQSLNNISCGGCGGSSSGGIVYTGPSGRSYTLPELIAVGVAHTKAFLMGASGSGNCSC, encoded by the exons atgacaatttttt ctacAATTTCATCAATGAGCAAtgtttcatcatcatcaaaatcaaaaatttctttaatggCAAATTCCAATGGTGgtcaatcattaaataatatttcgtgtggtggttgtggtggtagtagtagtggtggtattgTTTATACCGGTCCAAGTGGTCGTTCATACACACTTCCAGAATTAATTGCAGTAGGTGTTGCTCATACTAAAGCCTTTTTGATGGGTGCTTCAGGAAGTGGAAACTGCAGttgttaa
- the gnpda1 gene encoding glucosamine-6-phosphate deaminase: MRLIIKNDSCEAGEYISQVIKKRINDYFLNRKSGDNRPFVIGLPTGSSPLPIYKRLIEMNKNKEISFQEVVTFNMDEYVGLESNHKFSYHYFMWENFFNHIDIKKENINILNGTTDNHENECKLYEEKIQSYGGIDLFLGGMGVDGHIAFNEPGSSLSSRTRIKTLTRDTIIANSRFFNNINQVPTQALTVGVGTIMDAREIILIVTGHSKAIALYRTIEEGVNHMWTASAIQMHKKSIIVCDEDATAELKVKTYKYFKQVESNSNY; encoded by the coding sequence atgagattaataattaaaaatgatagttGTGAAGCAGGTGAATATATTTCacaagtaataaaaaaaagaattaatgattactttttaaatagaaaaagTGGAGATAATAGACCATTTGTAATTGGTTTACCAACTGGatcatcaccattaccaaTTTACAAGAGATTAattgaaatgaataaaaataaagagatATCATTTCAAGAGGTTGTTACATTCAATATGGATGAATATGTCGGATTAGAATCTAATCATAAATTCAGTTACCATTATTTCATGTGGGAGAATTTCTTTAACCATATAGATATCAAGAAAGAGAATATCAACATTTTAAACGGCACTACTGATAACCACGAAAATGAGTGCAAACTTTATGAAGAAAAGATACAATCGTATGGTGGTatagatttatttttgggTGGTATGGGTGTCGATGGTCATATAGCATTCAACGAGCCAGGCTCATCGTTGTCAAGTAGAACTCGTATTAAAACACTCACACGTGATACCATCATTGCAAATTCAAGATTCTTTAACAACATTAACCAAGTCCCAACCCAAGCACTCACAGTTGGTGTTGGCACAATTATGGATGCTCGTGAAATTATCTTAATTGTAACTGGTCATTCAAAAGCCATTGCTCTCTATAGAACCATTGAAGAAGGTGTCAACCATATGTGGACTGCTTCTGCAATCCAAATGcataaaaaatcaatcatCGTTTGTGATGAAGATGCTACCGCTGAATTAAAAGTTAAAACctataaatatttcaaacaagttgaatcaaattcaaattattaa